A genomic region of Actinomycetota bacterium contains the following coding sequences:
- a CDS encoding PocR ligand-binding domain-containing protein, which yields MGREVQGLLEDLAERLFICEESPIRGAVGALKDGACIKVCAPGGCAAGMKQDGRMSLVDPHRSRPFMELHFRDPSDLAAFGAVKTAKEFGAVFLSLVGEGRLRLEILGSFMELWTLGVGRFLMGIHVLSPPEEYRRLIEPLRLRDIAFTEVLDVEYLQELVDELARITGVRLWVLDMDCMPVVVSSTGGEHCQLIIDSLEGVMRCYGSAIGGLAELKKSMAPRVRICHAGFICFDAPLILGDEMVGMISGDASLSDPPDPERYRKLAEELGIDPAPLLASLKKVRTVKLEEVEFLLSVVNALARSVTEMSYKQFVNNRLNRELEQKNFELRSLFQAVTEIQEREKAAVARDLHDDTGQHLTNALVNLEMALSEEGLPEEARRHLRSAAESISQVMEKLHDISASLHPHMLDDLGLLEALRNLVRRLNADHPIDFSLVVRGEEGELPGEVRINLYRIAQEALANVVKHSGATRATVYFGRDGEGVDLLVMDNGRGFSPPVEDGKVHLGLVNMRERASQVGGNFRVFSENGGVTVAVHVPLED from the coding sequence ATGGGCCGGGAAGTGCAGGGGCTCCTGGAGGACCTGGCGGAGAGGCTTTTCATATGCGAGGAAAGTCCTATCCGAGGCGCCGTGGGAGCCCTCAAGGACGGGGCCTGCATCAAGGTCTGCGCACCGGGGGGATGCGCGGCGGGGATGAAGCAGGACGGCCGAATGTCCCTCGTGGACCCTCACCGCTCCCGGCCTTTCATGGAACTCCATTTCCGGGACCCTTCCGATCTCGCGGCCTTCGGCGCGGTGAAAACGGCGAAGGAATTCGGGGCCGTTTTCCTGTCCCTGGTGGGGGAGGGAAGGCTGAGGCTGGAGATACTCGGTTCCTTCATGGAGCTCTGGACCCTGGGAGTGGGTCGGTTCCTCATGGGCATCCACGTGCTTTCCCCCCCGGAGGAATATCGTAGGCTTATCGAGCCCCTTCGGCTTCGGGATATAGCCTTCACGGAAGTCCTTGACGTGGAGTATCTGCAGGAGCTGGTGGACGAGCTGGCGCGCATCACCGGGGTGCGCCTCTGGGTCCTGGACATGGACTGCATGCCGGTGGTGGTGAGCTCCACCGGAGGAGAGCACTGCCAGCTGATCATCGATTCCCTGGAGGGGGTGATGCGCTGCTACGGTTCGGCCATCGGGGGGCTCGCGGAGCTGAAGAAATCCATGGCTCCCCGGGTGCGCATCTGCCACGCCGGCTTCATCTGTTTCGACGCCCCGCTCATCCTGGGCGATGAGATGGTGGGCATGATCAGCGGCGACGCTTCCCTCTCCGATCCTCCCGATCCGGAGAGATACCGGAAACTCGCGGAGGAGCTGGGCATCGACCCCGCGCCCCTCCTGGCCTCGCTAAAGAAGGTGCGCACGGTGAAACTGGAAGAGGTGGAGTTCCTTCTCTCGGTGGTCAACGCCCTGGCCCGCTCGGTCACGGAGATGAGCTATAAACAGTTTGTGAACAACCGGCTGAACCGTGAGCTGGAGCAGAAGAACTTCGAGTTGCGCTCCCTCTTCCAGGCGGTCACCGAGATCCAGGAGAGGGAGAAGGCGGCGGTGGCCCGAGACCTCCACGACGACACGGGCCAGCATCTCACCAATGCCCTGGTGAATCTGGAGATGGCCCTCTCCGAGGAAGGCCTCCCCGAGGAGGCCCGCCGCCACCTGCGTTCCGCGGCGGAGTCCATCTCTCAGGTCATGGAAAAGTTGCATGACATCTCCGCCTCCCTGCACCCCCACATGCTGGACGACCTGGGGCTGCTGGAGGCCCTGCGCAACCTGGTCCGCCGCCTGAACGCCGATCACCCCATCGATTTCAGCCTGGTGGTCAGAGGGGAGGAGGGGGAGCTGCCCGGGGAGGTGAGGATAAACCTCTACCGCATCGCCCAGGAAGCCTTGGCCAACGTGGTCAAGCATTCCGGTGCCACCCGCGCCACGGTGTACTTCGGAAGGGACGGCGAGGGCGTGGACCTCCTGGTGATGGACAACGGCCGGGGTTTCTCTCCCCCGGTGGAGGACGGGAAGGTGCACCTGGGGCTGGTCAACATGAGGGAAAGGGCCTCCCAAGTGGGCGGGAACTTCCGCGTCTTCTCCGAGAACGGGGGAGTCACGGTTGCGGTGCACGTACCCCTGGAGGATTGA